The genomic region tGTGATCTCTGCTGAGGGGTGGTTGCTAGGCCTACATGTTTCTAAAGGGGGAGCTCTCCTGGTATCCTTAGCTGCAAAAGCTGAGCTTAAAGATGGAGATTACAGACACCTCTGAGGCAGATAGAGCTCAGATTGTCTCCTGTAGTCGCAGGAGACAAAAGCCTCATCTGGAGTGAACATTATAGCTCTTTGAAGTGtctcttgaaaacatttttctcgTGCATGCAAGCGTGAAGGGGGTTTTATGGAAAGGTGGCATTATTCCACATGTTGGAGGGAGCGGAGAAAATTCAGGAAgtgctcttttaaaattttaaggaaCAGTGTACATACGATACGACAGTGCACGGAAACCAGCCGTGACCACAAACGGAGCAGAAGTTAGGTTTCTTGAGGATTCAGAGTGGGGGGctagtttaatttaattttggatAATTTAAGACAttgaatacaaaaataagttttaaaaatattttgagacatTTATGTAAAAAGCGTATGTTTTTGTTAAGCATAACAATGAAGGATTTGGGCTGGAAATTAAAGAGCagtgcaaacaaaagcaaaacatagtgcttggggtttttctcttcttccGTGGTCAATCTGCAGAGTGTCTTTTGTGTCTTGATTGTTATTTTCAAACCAAAGCGGCTGTGGGAGACAAGTTCAATGCTATTCACAGCTCTGCTCATATTTTTGGCCAGAAGAAATTATATCTGAGGGTGGAAGGGATGGTGAGGGGGAGCTTAGCCGTGTCTCCATATTTCATTCTCCTCCAGAGCTGTGCCTATTGAACATGATCCACGTTGTACCAAAGTGTGTACAGAGTTACCCGATTCTGTCAAGGCTGCCAGAGTAGCAGTCACCCACACAGGCGGGTCCGTGTTGAAGCCTCCTGGTTCACCGCGTATTTCTGCCTTTAGAGCAGTGCGGGGTTCAGATCCAGGCTTTCTGATTATCTTCTCCATCGCCTTGATGAGGTTTCCTGGGATTGGATGTGGCTCTCATGCTGTGTTTAACACTTCCTCTCCCCCACTGCAGGGTTTTGGCTGGTGTGGACCATCATCATAATCCtcagctgctgttgtgtttgCCATCACCGACGCACCAAGCATCGTCTCCAGGCCCAGCAGCGGCAACACGAGATCAACCTGATCGCTTACCGGGAAGCCCATAACTATTCAGCCCTGCCGTTTTATTTCCGTATGTACCTCACACCATTTTTCCTGGAGGTcgtggggagcagggcagcagtgAGTTTCCCATGTTGGGTGGAAGTGGGGAGCAGTGGTTGGGCTCAGCAAGAGGCAGGGGGCAGTTTTGCTGCCTAACCTTGGCTTGTAGGGAGGAGGTGACGTATTCCAGCTGCTGGATGTATTTGAGCCCCCTTGAGTATGGACTTGAACCACACCAGCTACAGCACCTTCACACCCACCCTTGATTTGGCTTTGTGAGTGCAGTGATTCCCTGGGTGCTTTTCTGGGAAGGTTCTTAAAATAACACGTTCAGGACTTTATGGATGCTCCTCCTTTCCAGCCTACACTTGCTGCTGGTGGGACTGAGATGTGGGAAGTGACTTGACGAAATCTGGTCACACAAACTGGGTGGAAGTGGTGCCTCAGCAGGGACCATGCTGGTTCCCGCCCTGTGCTGTGGTTCCCAGACTACGCTGCTGGTGAGCAGCCCTAGGAGTTTGCACAAAGGAGCTGTTGCCCATGGCTCAGGGAAAGTACAATTGCTTTGTTCTCTCCTTCGTGCCCTGCTACGCTGTGCTAGAACAGCGAGTCTCGGCCTTTTGACTGGAGGTATCACAACTGAGTTTCCTGTAATGGACTGTTGAATTGCATGTATGAACTTGCTTGTCTCTTGCAGCCACCTCAGAAATAATCCCCAGCAGCGctttcctccccagccccagggataCACAATTGCACATGGAAGACTGCAGTGCTCTCTTTAAATGTTTCCAGTATTTAAGTCCGTTCTGTCTATATAGACTATTTTGTTGTCTcttaagaaataaacaaaatctcTCATAGATTTGAGGGGCTGTAAGTACAATAAACCAAACTCTCTTGCCAGTACTGCCAATTTATTCTGACTGCACCAGAAAAACTGAATCCAGCActaaaacaacaaccaaaagcCAGGATCCTAAGTTCCTTGTAACTGCTCATGTCTCTTCATATTTGCACAAAGCTTTGTGAGATTAAATCTTTGCTCTTGAAAGTGGAAACTCAGCTGAGAAGCCAGTGTTGGAGAGGGCTGGCGAGTTATCTCCCAGGTTGTTCCCTCCAGCCAATGCAGGCCATCCCTTGGTGCGGTTTATGGGGCTGTATTGGGGTACAGGGCGGTGGGGGGAGGTTCACCTGGTGGCCCTAAGCATAGACTTGAGAGCAGGGAGATCAGGCTGCTGTTCCCAACTGTGTCCATCTCCTCCTGTAACGGTGCCCTCCTGTGCCGCGATTGCTGCTTCTCTAAAACATGACGTCTCATTTGGGCCAAGTTTTGGCACTTCTTGTAAAGCCCGTTGAGCTGTTTGGTGGGAAGGTGCTGGTAGATGACAAATGATGTACCAACCTGTGTTAATGGCTCGTTTCCTGAGATAAGCTGTTAATGAAATAACTTCTTCTCCTTGCCTCccatttttaggttttttgccAAATTATTTACTACCTCCCTATGAGGAAGTGGTGAACCGACCACCGACACCCCCCCCACCGTACAGTGCCTTACATCAGCAGTGCgtcccagcaggcagcagtaGCACAATCCCGGACACGCCGAGAAacctgcagccagcacagagcagctcagcagcacccACTGGCAATAACAGCAGTACTGACAACACTGGGTCCCCCAGCCTTGGGGACCCCGAGCCCTCCACCACCACGCTGGTTGAGCGAGCAGTGGCCAAAATGCAAAGCGTCGAGCCCGGCGGTACAACCATGGGAGCCGAGCTAGTGGAGAGGGCCGGTCCCGATAAGGATACGGAGTGCAAGGAGGAACTGCTAAAAGGTTACAGCTCTGAGAGCTTAGAGCAGAGCAGCGCCATTCCCGACGCGAAGGACAAGACGCCGGGCAGGCAGCGCCGTTTCACCGGCGACTCGGGCATCGAAGTCTGCGTATGCAACCGGGGCCATCATGATGACGACCTCAAGGAGTTTGATGGGCTCATTGATGATGCTCTGGACGGGCCCCTGGACTTCTGCGACAGCTGCAGCGGCCGCCCCCACAGGGACGAGGAGGAAGGGCTTTTCCATGCCACGGAAGAGCAGCACCGTGAACACAGCCACCACCACCTTCCCCGGCAGCCGGTGTGTGTACTCTTGAACACAATAAATGAGCAGGACTCTCCAAACTCTCGTACCAATAACTCCCCCAGCTAAGGTGGCAGAGTGGAAGAGAGAATcgggggaaaaaacaaagaaataaaagtggaaTAAGAGGATTAAAACtttaacaggaggaaaaggtgaTACAACcttctttttttagtttatttttctttctccccctccaaTATAATTTGGGGACTAGTCTCCGAAGGCCCGGCTTGTGGGGGACGGGTCACTCTGGGTTTTGTTAATCGTGTCCGTCCTGCTCCGGGAGGGAGGGACTGATGTTTCTCAATGAGACCTTCTAACAAATGGAACTTTTCCAATGGTGATTTTGGTGATGGTTATTACGAGTTTGTTGGTTTTAGTTTTCCAAAACACTGCTTTATCTCGCAATCAGTAAAGCTCAGCAAATCTCACCCTGGGAGGATACAAAATCACCGTAAGGCTTCAACAACCTCCAGGTGTCTTCCCAGAAGCAAGCAGCTTCTGACAGTGCCGGCAGTCAGTAGCCCAAGAGTTCTGGTTTGATATAGTGCTCTTGAGGCATTggggatttcttttctttctttttctttttttttttttgtgttaagtTTTCCTGAAGCTGATGAATGCCTGAACACATCAGCCCTATAATCTCTGGTGCTTCAGTGTTTAAGACAGCAGGTAGGAAATTTCCCACTTGAAGCTGGTGACTGAAGGACCAGTTTCTTCCAGAAGGAGTGTTAGTCTACCGTAAGCAGTTTGAAAAGAAAGGGTTTGCAGAAATTTGCCTTTATatgtcatttttaaagacaagtgTATTCCTTCAATGCCTCCAAGAGCACAGTTAGAAGTAGAAtccaggcagctgggctgcctTCCAAGTACTGTGGTCTCCGAATGACCTTTTCCCGGTGTGCTGCAAAAGGgattggctttattttttcccttttttcgCACCCCGAGAGCAGCACACTTGAGttaagatgacaaaaaaagaacagggcTCTCTTTGGCCAGCGTGCCTTCAAGCTTCAGTGATGCATGTTGAACAAATGGAGACGAGAGCTCCGTCCATTGCGAAGGGATGACTTACCATGTAGATGTGGAAGACctgtgcagtattttttttttatccaaaaGCTTGGTGCGATTCTAATGTTGACCacttaaaagaaatgaatgtctgttttctttttcttttttctttttttttttttaaatggtggcAACTGGCTACTGTATAATGTCtgtgagcgtgtgtgtgtgactgCAATCCATGCATGCGAGTCCTACTGGTAATATGAAAACCTGCTGTAAGACTGCAAGAAAATTTACTGTAGCTTTGCTTTAATAAACGGTAGAGATTTTGTTAGTAAcaacctgaaggaaaaaaaaaaaaaaaaaacaaagagctgaAACTGACATTCCCTAGAGTGCTGGTGTGGAAGAGAGCACAGTTGAGACTATGTATCTTGCTCTCTTGTTCTCGGGTTTTCTTCCCATCCCTTTTATAATTGTGGTCGTCCAGATCATTGCTGttacgggggaaaaaaaaattgaaaactgaaCTCAGACATATTCAGATTTGATTGATTGAAAAccaaaatcagttttaaataagGTGGAAACCAAAATATAATGCCTTTTCTGATAACTTGCCCATGTCTATGTGCATCATTTTCTGAGTTAAGAACAAGATTTGTCTTTagtttgtggtttggttttgttttttttaactggacaTACGTAGCACTGTGCTGGATACAGATGACAGAGCAAGACAAGTGGTGCTTATGTCAGTATTTTACCCACACGCTTGAGGAGAGCACTTTTACCTCACAAGGTTTAGGAGAATCTCACTCCTTTGCCCGTCACAGCCTTTCTCTTCCATCAGAACAGCTGAAGAAGGCGGCTCTTCAGTTTGTGTCTTAGGGTGCTTTTAAGAATGGAGGACTTTGATTTGGATTCAGGAGATCTTGTTCCTGGATGCCTGGAGCCCGAGTGCTAACAGAGAGGCTGTGCGTGCCCTGGAGCCGGGCTGGCTCTGCTGTGCACAGTGGCCACCTGGGGACTGGTCGCTTCCAGCTGTGTTCACCAACCATGTGTATCTTTTGAGAAGAGAATTAAAgatccccagtgccacccctaGGAATTCTGTACGTATTGGCACCTGGCTTTGTTCCTCGCACCACAGAGGAAGCTAAAAAAGCACATCGGTCCTTACGGAGTGGGGTTTTACTGCCGTAAATCCTGGGGACGGCCCTGTGCCAGTGCGGTACCCTCTGCCAACATTTCTGTTGGCATAAGACAAAAATCTCTGTGCTGTCTTTCCTGCTGTCCCACTAAGGGAGGGAGAACGCTCCCCCATCATCTCTGGACATAGAGGTGAGTACCAGTAAGCCAAGCTGATGTTTCTAATCTTAAAAAGTCAGGAAGACACAGTGGTGTGCCTGTTTTATGACTCCTGGAGgtttttcaggcttttaaaGACTGCAAAGGCGTACAAACAGGGCACAGACCGTGTCTCTTAAGCTCACGTGTGCCTGAGGAGGAGCAGGACTATCAGTGTAGCTCTCAGTGCTTCAGGCTTTTAGACCTGGACCAGGGGCAGCTGGTGTGGGAAGGAGAAGTGGTGCAGGGCAGGACACTGGGCAGGTGAGCTCCTCAGAGACATCCCGGCTGGTGCCTCTTCAGGGCAAAAagcacaggcaggcagaggactCCCAAAGCTCCAGCTCTGGAACTTTAGAAAGGTGCTTGATCCTCATGTGTATCCCTTTGGAGAAAGCCAACACGGCCCAAACAGAGCTCTTCTCTGGATGCATGCTGTGGGTGTAAAATGCTGGAGATGTGAGGACACGGGCAGGTGTGCATCTGTAACACTGGAGCACCAAAAAACACCCATTTCCAGCTATAAGGGGTGAGTATTGTCTGGGAGATGTGAGAATATGTTGTTTCAAAATTGAGTTGCAAACAGTGCAGCACAATTGAGAGCAAATTAGTGTCAATCCACtgctcagtgtttttctttacaatGTGCCTTAAGTGTTGATGCCAATAATACTTGAAGTCTATTTTTGCTAGAGTCTGTGGCAGTGCGGTGCTGCTTACGTGGCACGTTTTTGGCCGCTGAAATTGGCTCTGAGGGCAAGGACCCAGCGGGCGTCCTGGCGGGCTTGGGGTTTGTCGCCTGGGGACAGGCGCTGCAGAGCACCGCGCAGTGGCTCAGCGAGAGGGTCCCCCGGGCACAGTGGGGGTTCCTGGGACCGGTGAGTACTGCAGCATCGCCTCGGTGTTCCCGAGGGACTCTTCGGCTCCGACAGTGCAAACTCCCCTTCTGGGAACACCCGTGTGATTTTCCTGGAGCATATCGTCGTGTGTTTGTACAACCCAGGAGATGGGTGTTGGCtgaagatggaggaggaggacggaATCGTGTGTCTTGGTGTTTGCTGGCAGCCTGCTTTCAGAGCTTGTACCTGCCTAACTCGAGGCTAAGGAAAGCTGAGGTGCAGTTAAGCTTCTGCGTTTCACATAGTCATTGAAAACTTCCTGGGGCAGGTAACCTGAGCAAGCCTCCGGGACAGAAGCAAAATTAGCAGGCTCTGCTGAAAGCATGAGGCTGTGCCGCAGGGCGATGGGAGCTTTgggctccccaggcaccccTTGCCACCCGGGGACATGCATCAGCGGCAAGAGCCTGGGCCGTGCTCGCTTTCTGCCCTGCGCAGCCCCGGCTCCCACAGCCAAATATCCTCTTCTCCTCCGCACGCCCCGGCTGGGCTCGTCCCGCAGTGACCCACTCCCGGCAGAGCTTGGCAGGGAGCCGGGACGTGGTCCCGCTCTGGTGAATAAACTCCCCTTGCCTCTCCCCAGAGCCTGCTGCCTCCCGGcccttgctcaccctccctgtGCAACACATCCTGGGGAGGTTTTTTACcccccttattttttttcttcttttgtttatatAGGAAAAGCCTGGACTGGGAGGGTAGGGTGGGCAGTCTGGCAGCCCCCCCAGCTCAAGGCAAgctcccacagcatcccacGGCAGGCAGCCTGGGAAGGCCAGGATGAGTCGCCTTTCTTCGTCAGCGCTGGTTCCCCCCTCCCTTGCAGCACAGATCCGTTTTTATCAGATGGGACTGGTGCCTACACTGGGGCCGTCATGGCGGTGGTGCAAGCGCTGCAGTCTCTGTGCCGGGGGGGGTCACAGGCTGCTGGGTTGTTTCTCGACTTGTTTTCGGCCGGTGAACAGCTGTGTCCCGAGTTTTGTGCTTACTCAGCTTGCCTGGCACCGTGCCCACCACAGAGCCCGCAGGTATTCCGAGCGTCGCCCGCTCCTCCTGTGCCGGCCGCAGCTCTCCCGCACAGCCCGGGGCCCTTCAGTGCCTGGTGCAAAGTGAAGTCCCTCAAACTTGGAAGGCTGCTGAGCTGAGCCCCGTAGTGCAGCTGGGTCGGCTCAGCACTGTGTGGGTGGCTGTGCCCCCCCAAAACGAGTTTGTGCAATGGAAAGGCTCGGGTTTGCTCTGGTGCCCTCGGGTCCCATCTCGGTGAGCTGCACCTCTGCTTCATGGGGTACCCGGGGTACAGTGTGGGAACAGCTGTGAATGAAAAAGCTTCATCCTTTCCACTGTCACTGATTCCTCTCTTGCAGACCCCCTCTGCCACAGGGAGACGGAGCCGCTGGTTCCTGACCCCCCTGAGCTGCCCCTCGAGCCCTTCGGCACCGCTCCCTCCTGTCCTGGTCCTCCCCTGTGCAAAGACCCCGAGCGGCCCCccaagggagggcagggacccCTGTTACAGCAGCAGGATTATTTCAGTGGCAAAAGCCTCGGCGTTCCCAGTGGCTGCGCACGCTTGGCTGGCCGAAAGCTGGTGGCAGATGCTGAGGTCCCCCCCGGCTCTCCCGCGGGCATGGCCACCTCATCCCCCCAGTTTTTGGGTCACCagggtgcccagtgccaggTCTGAACGAAGCCAAAGGGCTTGTCCAAGGTGGTAGATTTGTGTGTCGTGGGTCTCAGGGGACCCCAATTTGTGTGTCTTGGGGCTCGGGGGGCAGAAGGAGTGATGGGGGTCTCTGCGGGCCAGATCTGGCGCTGCCCCACTGCCACTGGCAGCCCAGGTGAAGCTGTCTAGTGGGGTCAGGGCTTTGGGGGCAGCGGCACGGCCCTGGAGCAGCTGTCAGGACATAAATACCAGCCGGATGATTCAGCAGCGTCTCTGCCCGTTCCCAGAGGCGGGAGCAGCCATGCCGGCAGCTGTTTACCAGCTCACAAGGTGCCGGGCAGCTGGTGCTGGGTACTGAACCCCCCGCGGCGGCATCTTCGGCCGGCTGGGAGGaggtgggctggggcagggggcaagATGCCCcacggcagggctgggctcGGCATGATGGGGTTTGCAGCATGTGGCTGGTCTCCAGGCCCCGGGACAGCATGTGCCAGCCCTGGCGAACCAAGCTGGAGTGCGAGCTTTGTGCAAGCGTCTGCGGCTGGAGGCGTTCTCCGGTTTAGAAACGTCCCCAGTCCCAAAGTCCCCGTTTCTGCCTCAAGGTATGCGCTGGCCTTGAGCGCTTGTTGTCAGTGCACGCACCTTGCTGCGAGCGCCTTGGCAATGGCAACGTGTGTGCAATGCGCCGGCTCCATGCTGACTCTGGCAAGAAAATCCCTTCCCTTACCAAGAGCAAACACGGTGCCTTGGCAAAGGGGCACAGAAGTGCTGGAGGTCCTGGACTGATGCTCCTGGAGGCATCGGGATGCTGTGGTTACTGGTGACTGCAGGAGAGTGGAGAGGAGCCTCCCTGCCGGCAcgtgctgctggggacaggatctgggggggggaaggaccAGGCTGGCATGGAGGTGCCAGTCCCCTGGGAAGCTCAGAGCATTGTGTTTAGCCAAGTTTTCCCCAAACCTGCTCTGAGCCCAGTCCCCCTTCACCCACCCAGTTTCagcctgtgctggcagaggtgGAGGGATCGGAAACCCGCCAGCACCCCTGGTGTGATGGAAATGGGCAGGGGAGCGGGAAGGAGTGTGGGGCTCAGCTCTTACAAGCCAGCAGAGactccatgcagcagcagcgAGGCTGGGCTCCTGCTGCACTCTTCTCTGCCCTGCTTCTGGTGGGTCAGCTGCACAAATCACCCCGAGGATTGCCTCCGGGGCAGGGGTGTGCATGGTGgttcttcctccagctcctccctgcCACCCTGAGTCCCCACAAGAACggactgggaggagggaggatgtTCCCAGCGCTGTGCTGGGCTGCAAACGCATTGCCTTCATCGTCCCCGTGCTGTGCCGTGGGCTGATGGGACCCATCTGGCATCAGATGCCGAGCGGTGAGGAGGCTGGGTGAAAGCAAAGTGCTGGCggttcaaaagaaaacatacactTTGACACACGGAGTAGAAAGTTGAGTGGTGGGGAGGTTTTATGTCAGTTTTCCTGCCTGCTAGCAagagagggcaggaggaaatagaaaagggggaaaatgtgagggtgtgcagggctgggggtgttgCACCAtgctggggctgtgtggggctttCCCCTCCGCCCTGGCTGCTTTCCATCCAGGTGCCCTGAGCCATAGCTTTGTTGCTATTTAGTTAAATATTAAGAGGTCAAGTAATAGAGAACCAGAAACCTAATTGCACGCTGCCCTCCGTGGCACAGTGGGTTTTGGTAAAAGCAAACACGGCCCCTCATGTTACGGGAAGGTTATGCTGCTCGAAGTGACAGCCGTAATCCAGCCAGACAGTGAGCATCGATGCTCAGGACACcgtgcaggcaggagatgccCCATTGCTGCACGATGAATGTCAGCAGCCCCCAACTCACTGGGCCTGGGGGGCCGCAGCTGAGCTCAGCCCGTGGGGTCCGGGCGCCTCTGGGTGCTCCTCCGTGTCCCTGAACAATTGGGAACCCCTGCTTTTGGccggagctggggctgcctgcgccTCCCCACAGCGGCTCGCACACAGGATGGGGTTGGACAGCCCTGCGGCACTACAGGGCGCTCATGTCCCATCTGGAAGGGGCTGTGTCTGTGCACGTGTACACGTACGCGTGTGTGCATATAAGCACATATGTGCACGCATATGTATGCGTGTGTCAGCAGGCACAAATGCATCCCTGTGCTTTTGTGTGCATACACACGCTTGTAAGTACACACATGTGCAGGCACCTGTGTGCATACGCCTGCATGTGCCAGCAGCAGTGTGTGCGCCTGCGTACCATGGGAGAGGAAGCTGCGTGGGAGCTAAAACTGCAGGAACCTCCaagctgtttccttctttttccccgCAAGGAGCGGGCAGAGGTCCCACCGGCGGGGGCACGCTGTCCTGGGAcggggcaggggaaggcagggctgggggagctctccctgccccatggcaggCTCAGCTCCCAGCCCATGTCGCGtttgctctccctgctcccagcggggaaactgaggcaggggcCAGCCAAGGTCACCCCCCTGGGGTCACAGCCGCCGGGCACAGCCTGGGCATCCCTAACCCCCAAACTGCCCGCTGGTCACTTTTCCCCCCTTACCTGGCTGGGGTGGGCCCTTCGTCCCCACCAGCTGTGGGTGGCTGGTCTCCATGGCTCATGGTTGCCTCTGGAcaggcccccccacccccacatcCCTGGAGGGGTGAAGGGCTGTTTGTGTTAGCAGCCCCGCAGAGGGGCTAGGgcctcccagctcagcccagtgcTCACACAAAGTTGTGGGGCCACCATACATCTCAAGCACCCTTccagctccccctgccctccatCGCCTGCCCAAAAAATAGCCAGAGCCATGCTGCGTTGGGAACAGCTTTGTCCAGACGACCCCGCATCcatggagcaggcagggcatAGCCTCTATGGTCCCGtctcatcccatcccaccccaccactGCCTAGGATCCAGGGCTAGT from Ciconia boyciana chromosome 8, ASM3463844v1, whole genome shotgun sequence harbors:
- the WBP1L gene encoding WW domain binding protein 1-like isoform X4, with the translated sequence MGVNNQSYICETGHCCGQSQCCNYYYELWWFWLVWTIIIILSCCCVCHHRRTKHRLQAQQRQHEINLIAYREAHNYSALPFYFRFLPNYLLPPYEEVVNRPPTPPPPYSALHQQCVPAGSSSTIPDTPRNLQPAQSSSAAPTGNNSSTDNTGSPSLGDPEPSTTTLVERAVAKMQSVEPGGTTMGAELVERAGPDKDTECKEELLKGYSSESLEQSSAIPDAKDKTPGRQRRFTGDSGIEVCVCNRGHHDDDLKEFDGLIDDALDGPLDFCDSCSGRPHRDEEEGLFHATEEQHREHSHHHLPRQPVCVLLNTINEQDSPNSRTNNSPS
- the WBP1L gene encoding WW domain binding protein 1-like isoform X2, producing the protein MHGKLAGDFCQYLEDKETCMGVNNQSYICETGHCCGQSQCCNYYYELWWFWLVWTIIIILSCCCVCHHRRTKHRLQAQQRQHEINLIAYREAHNYSALPFYFRFLPNYLLPPYEEVVNRPPTPPPPYSALHQQCVPAGSSSTIPDTPRNLQPAQSSSAAPTGNNSSTDNTGSPSLGDPEPSTTTLVERAVAKMQSVEPGGTTMGAELVERAGPDKDTECKEELLKGYSSESLEQSSAIPDAKDKTPGRQRRFTGDSGIEVCVCNRGHHDDDLKEFDGLIDDALDGPLDFCDSCSGRPHRDEEEGLFHATEEQHREHSHHHLPRQPVCVLLNTINEQDSPNSRTNNSPS
- the WBP1L gene encoding WW domain binding protein 1-like isoform X3 — translated: MPFLLGLRQDKETCMGVNNQSYICETGHCCGQSQCCNYYYELWWFWLVWTIIIILSCCCVCHHRRTKHRLQAQQRQHEINLIAYREAHNYSALPFYFRFLPNYLLPPYEEVVNRPPTPPPPYSALHQQCVPAGSSSTIPDTPRNLQPAQSSSAAPTGNNSSTDNTGSPSLGDPEPSTTTLVERAVAKMQSVEPGGTTMGAELVERAGPDKDTECKEELLKGYSSESLEQSSAIPDAKDKTPGRQRRFTGDSGIEVCVCNRGHHDDDLKEFDGLIDDALDGPLDFCDSCSGRPHRDEEEGLFHATEEQHREHSHHHLPRQPVCVLLNTINEQDSPNSRTNNSPS
- the WBP1L gene encoding WW domain binding protein 1-like isoform X1, which gives rise to MARRLRAAMALLLFQALPEGLPASVEPAQDKETCMGVNNQSYICETGHCCGQSQCCNYYYELWWFWLVWTIIIILSCCCVCHHRRTKHRLQAQQRQHEINLIAYREAHNYSALPFYFRFLPNYLLPPYEEVVNRPPTPPPPYSALHQQCVPAGSSSTIPDTPRNLQPAQSSSAAPTGNNSSTDNTGSPSLGDPEPSTTTLVERAVAKMQSVEPGGTTMGAELVERAGPDKDTECKEELLKGYSSESLEQSSAIPDAKDKTPGRQRRFTGDSGIEVCVCNRGHHDDDLKEFDGLIDDALDGPLDFCDSCSGRPHRDEEEGLFHATEEQHREHSHHHLPRQPVCVLLNTINEQDSPNSRTNNSPS